A genomic stretch from Megachile rotundata isolate GNS110a chromosome 1, iyMegRotu1, whole genome shotgun sequence includes:
- the Skp2 gene encoding S-phase kinase-associated protein 2 isoform X2, translating into MQVHIFARTGKVKNLDTSFIQRQQRWTVSGITMSKGSPSSPWWSSKRLRLDDTCNNNLNSTLNSASKNNANWSCSGDGTLVEPEILEDMGVSMLEDEATSCKRAKNTRSIKCASPASSNSSKQCDKTNSFDGQESILRGSSFDTVIMDRLDQDPYESDEPTTYSIMRNESGYSSRTEIDNFINTKETFCKDDLNVSSEKSSFEQFCLYRRKRKSSVVGEDKFNKLSDEMILMILKWLPKKCLVRSMLVCKRWCQIARDEALWSRLDLGGKVLNEGTLGHILPRGVQILRLAQAEIADPVFLQNSQVLTDNYISKLQYLDLSMAVISPDGLAMLLSVCKYLKKLSLEKCLVNRSCCKAIGENNDLEILNLTMCEGMDVECIKDITKLKNLNAVNVAWCGLDAKAMTLLCKSLPSSITRLNIAGCRKTMTDDNVKDLVKSCPDMVELDLSDCTMLTMSTVRCILDLSKLEHLSLSRCYGIPPSAYVKLAYMPSLLYLDVFGLIPEPVQKTLQVTCGETQLNKFLYSSVARPTVGVRRTSIWGLRVRD; encoded by the exons ATGCAGGTGCATATTTTCGCGCGCACAGGTAAGGTTAAGAACCTTGATACTAGTTTCATCCAAAGGCAACAACGGTG GACAGTCTCTGGAATTACTATGTCCAAAGGATCGCCTTCCTCACCCTGGTGGAGCAG CAAACGATTACGCCTAGACGACACCTGCAATAACAATTTGAATAGTACTTTGAATAGCGCGTCTAAAAATAATGCCAATTGGTCTTGTTCCGGCGATGGAACTCTCGTTGAACCAGAAATTTTAGAAGATATGGGTGTTAGCATGTTAGAAGATGAAGCTACGAGTTGCAAAAGAGCAAAAAATACACGATCCATAAAATGCGCGTCACCTGCTAGTTCCAATAGTAGTAAACAATGTGATAAAACTAATAGTTTCGATGGTCAAGAAAGCATTCTTAGAGGTTCAAGCTTTGATACAGTTATCATGGATAG ATTAGATCAAGATCCCTACGAATCGGATGAGCCAACAACGTATTCGATCATGAGAAACGAATCTGGCTATTCCTCTAGGACAGAGATAGACAATTTTATCAATACGAAAGAGACTTTTTGCAAAGACGATCTTAACGTTTCTTCGGAAAAAAGTAGTTTCGAGCAGTTTTGTCTCtatagaagaaaaagaaagtctTCGGTTGTCGGCGAggataagtttaataaattgtcCGACGAGATGATTCTAATGATATTAAAATGGCTCCCCAAAAAATGCCTG GTGCGCTCCATGTTGGTTTGCAAACGATGGTGCCAGATAGCACGAGACGAAGCGTTATGGAGTAGATTGGATTTGGGTGGTAAAGTGTTGAACGAAGGCACGTTGGGACATATATTACCACGTGGTGTTCAAATACTTCGACTTGCTCAAGCAGAGATCGCGGATCCGGTGTTTCTTCAAAATAGTCAAGTTCTCACCGACAATTACATTagcaaattacaatatttggaTCTCTCGATGGCAGTGATTTCTCCGGATGGATTAGCTATGTTATTGTCCGTTTGTAAATATCTTAAAAAGTTATCCTTAGAAAAATGTTTAGTAAACAGATCGTGTTGTAAGGCTATCGGTGAAAATAATGatctagaaatattaaatttaacaatgtGCGAAGGTATGGATGTCGAGTGTATCAAAGATATAACGAAACTTAAGAA CTTGAATGCTGTTAATGTGGCATGGTGTGGTTTAGATGCCAAGGCTATGACTCTACTCTGTAAATCTTTACCCTCGTCCATCACGCGTTTGAACATAGCCGGATGTAGAAAGACAATGACAGACGATA ATGTTAAAGACTTGGTAAAAAGTTGTCCAGATATGGTGGAATTAGACTTGAGCGATTGCACTATGCTTACAATGAGCACTGTTCGTTGTATATTAGACCTATCAAAATTAGAACATCTATCGCTAAGTCGCTGTTACGGCATACCTCCATCTGCATATGTAAAATTAGCGTATATGCCATCTTTGTTATATTTGGATGTCTTTGGTTTAATACCCGAGCCGGTACAGAAAACTTTACAAGTTACCTGCGGTGAAACTCAACTTAACAAGTTCCTATATAGTTCCGTTGCGAGACCAACGGTTGGTGTCCGAAGAACGAGTATCTGGGGGCTTCGCGTTAGAGATTAA
- the Skp2 gene encoding S-phase kinase-associated protein 2 isoform X3 — protein MQVHIFARTGKVKNLDTSFIQRQQRWYVSGITMSKGSPSSPWWSSKRLRLDDTCNNNLNSTLNSASKNNANWSCSGDGTLVEPEILEDMGVSMLEDEATSCKRAKNTRSIKCASPASSNSSKQCDKTNSFDGQESILRGSSFDTVIMDRLDQDPYESDEPTTYSIMRNESGYSSRTEIDNFINTKETFCKDDLNVSSEKSSFEQFCLYRRKRKSSVVGEDKFNKLSDEMILMILKWLPKKCLVRSMLVCKRWCQIARDEALWSRLDLGGKVLNEGTLGHILPRGVQILRLAQAEIADPVFLQNSQVLTDNYISKLQYLDLSMAVISPDGLAMLLSVCKYLKKLSLEKCLVNRSCCKAIGENNDLEILNLTMCEGMDVECIKDITKLKNLNAVNVAWCGLDAKAMTLLCKSLPSSITRLNIAGCRKTMTDDNVKDLVKSCPDMVELDLSDCTMLTMSTVRCILDLSKLEHLSLSRCYGIPPSAYVKLAYMPSLLYLDVFGLIPEPVQKTLQVTCGETQLNKFLYSSVARPTVGVRRTSIWGLRVRD, from the exons ATGCAGGTGCATATTTTCGCGCGCACAGGTAAGGTTAAGAACCTTGATACTAGTTTCATCCAAAGGCAACAACGGTGGTACG TCTCTGGAATTACTATGTCCAAAGGATCGCCTTCCTCACCCTGGTGGAGCAG CAAACGATTACGCCTAGACGACACCTGCAATAACAATTTGAATAGTACTTTGAATAGCGCGTCTAAAAATAATGCCAATTGGTCTTGTTCCGGCGATGGAACTCTCGTTGAACCAGAAATTTTAGAAGATATGGGTGTTAGCATGTTAGAAGATGAAGCTACGAGTTGCAAAAGAGCAAAAAATACACGATCCATAAAATGCGCGTCACCTGCTAGTTCCAATAGTAGTAAACAATGTGATAAAACTAATAGTTTCGATGGTCAAGAAAGCATTCTTAGAGGTTCAAGCTTTGATACAGTTATCATGGATAG ATTAGATCAAGATCCCTACGAATCGGATGAGCCAACAACGTATTCGATCATGAGAAACGAATCTGGCTATTCCTCTAGGACAGAGATAGACAATTTTATCAATACGAAAGAGACTTTTTGCAAAGACGATCTTAACGTTTCTTCGGAAAAAAGTAGTTTCGAGCAGTTTTGTCTCtatagaagaaaaagaaagtctTCGGTTGTCGGCGAggataagtttaataaattgtcCGACGAGATGATTCTAATGATATTAAAATGGCTCCCCAAAAAATGCCTG GTGCGCTCCATGTTGGTTTGCAAACGATGGTGCCAGATAGCACGAGACGAAGCGTTATGGAGTAGATTGGATTTGGGTGGTAAAGTGTTGAACGAAGGCACGTTGGGACATATATTACCACGTGGTGTTCAAATACTTCGACTTGCTCAAGCAGAGATCGCGGATCCGGTGTTTCTTCAAAATAGTCAAGTTCTCACCGACAATTACATTagcaaattacaatatttggaTCTCTCGATGGCAGTGATTTCTCCGGATGGATTAGCTATGTTATTGTCCGTTTGTAAATATCTTAAAAAGTTATCCTTAGAAAAATGTTTAGTAAACAGATCGTGTTGTAAGGCTATCGGTGAAAATAATGatctagaaatattaaatttaacaatgtGCGAAGGTATGGATGTCGAGTGTATCAAAGATATAACGAAACTTAAGAA CTTGAATGCTGTTAATGTGGCATGGTGTGGTTTAGATGCCAAGGCTATGACTCTACTCTGTAAATCTTTACCCTCGTCCATCACGCGTTTGAACATAGCCGGATGTAGAAAGACAATGACAGACGATA ATGTTAAAGACTTGGTAAAAAGTTGTCCAGATATGGTGGAATTAGACTTGAGCGATTGCACTATGCTTACAATGAGCACTGTTCGTTGTATATTAGACCTATCAAAATTAGAACATCTATCGCTAAGTCGCTGTTACGGCATACCTCCATCTGCATATGTAAAATTAGCGTATATGCCATCTTTGTTATATTTGGATGTCTTTGGTTTAATACCCGAGCCGGTACAGAAAACTTTACAAGTTACCTGCGGTGAAACTCAACTTAACAAGTTCCTATATAGTTCCGTTGCGAGACCAACGGTTGGTGTCCGAAGAACGAGTATCTGGGGGCTTCGCGTTAGAGATTAA
- the Skp2 gene encoding S-phase kinase-associated protein 2 isoform X5 has translation MQVHIFARTVSGITMSKGSPSSPWWSSKRLRLDDTCNNNLNSTLNSASKNNANWSCSGDGTLVEPEILEDMGVSMLEDEATSCKRAKNTRSIKCASPASSNSSKQCDKTNSFDGQESILRGSSFDTVIMDRLDQDPYESDEPTTYSIMRNESGYSSRTEIDNFINTKETFCKDDLNVSSEKSSFEQFCLYRRKRKSSVVGEDKFNKLSDEMILMILKWLPKKCLVRSMLVCKRWCQIARDEALWSRLDLGGKVLNEGTLGHILPRGVQILRLAQAEIADPVFLQNSQVLTDNYISKLQYLDLSMAVISPDGLAMLLSVCKYLKKLSLEKCLVNRSCCKAIGENNDLEILNLTMCEGMDVECIKDITKLKNLNAVNVAWCGLDAKAMTLLCKSLPSSITRLNIAGCRKTMTDDNVKDLVKSCPDMVELDLSDCTMLTMSTVRCILDLSKLEHLSLSRCYGIPPSAYVKLAYMPSLLYLDVFGLIPEPVQKTLQVTCGETQLNKFLYSSVARPTVGVRRTSIWGLRVRD, from the exons ATGCAGGTGCATATTTTCGCGCGCACAG TCTCTGGAATTACTATGTCCAAAGGATCGCCTTCCTCACCCTGGTGGAGCAG CAAACGATTACGCCTAGACGACACCTGCAATAACAATTTGAATAGTACTTTGAATAGCGCGTCTAAAAATAATGCCAATTGGTCTTGTTCCGGCGATGGAACTCTCGTTGAACCAGAAATTTTAGAAGATATGGGTGTTAGCATGTTAGAAGATGAAGCTACGAGTTGCAAAAGAGCAAAAAATACACGATCCATAAAATGCGCGTCACCTGCTAGTTCCAATAGTAGTAAACAATGTGATAAAACTAATAGTTTCGATGGTCAAGAAAGCATTCTTAGAGGTTCAAGCTTTGATACAGTTATCATGGATAG ATTAGATCAAGATCCCTACGAATCGGATGAGCCAACAACGTATTCGATCATGAGAAACGAATCTGGCTATTCCTCTAGGACAGAGATAGACAATTTTATCAATACGAAAGAGACTTTTTGCAAAGACGATCTTAACGTTTCTTCGGAAAAAAGTAGTTTCGAGCAGTTTTGTCTCtatagaagaaaaagaaagtctTCGGTTGTCGGCGAggataagtttaataaattgtcCGACGAGATGATTCTAATGATATTAAAATGGCTCCCCAAAAAATGCCTG GTGCGCTCCATGTTGGTTTGCAAACGATGGTGCCAGATAGCACGAGACGAAGCGTTATGGAGTAGATTGGATTTGGGTGGTAAAGTGTTGAACGAAGGCACGTTGGGACATATATTACCACGTGGTGTTCAAATACTTCGACTTGCTCAAGCAGAGATCGCGGATCCGGTGTTTCTTCAAAATAGTCAAGTTCTCACCGACAATTACATTagcaaattacaatatttggaTCTCTCGATGGCAGTGATTTCTCCGGATGGATTAGCTATGTTATTGTCCGTTTGTAAATATCTTAAAAAGTTATCCTTAGAAAAATGTTTAGTAAACAGATCGTGTTGTAAGGCTATCGGTGAAAATAATGatctagaaatattaaatttaacaatgtGCGAAGGTATGGATGTCGAGTGTATCAAAGATATAACGAAACTTAAGAA CTTGAATGCTGTTAATGTGGCATGGTGTGGTTTAGATGCCAAGGCTATGACTCTACTCTGTAAATCTTTACCCTCGTCCATCACGCGTTTGAACATAGCCGGATGTAGAAAGACAATGACAGACGATA ATGTTAAAGACTTGGTAAAAAGTTGTCCAGATATGGTGGAATTAGACTTGAGCGATTGCACTATGCTTACAATGAGCACTGTTCGTTGTATATTAGACCTATCAAAATTAGAACATCTATCGCTAAGTCGCTGTTACGGCATACCTCCATCTGCATATGTAAAATTAGCGTATATGCCATCTTTGTTATATTTGGATGTCTTTGGTTTAATACCCGAGCCGGTACAGAAAACTTTACAAGTTACCTGCGGTGAAACTCAACTTAACAAGTTCCTATATAGTTCCGTTGCGAGACCAACGGTTGGTGTCCGAAGAACGAGTATCTGGGGGCTTCGCGTTAGAGATTAA
- the Skp2 gene encoding S-phase kinase-associated protein 2 isoform X4 translates to MNSGVAEHTRLGDDFLENSEEFSPPKSKRLRLDDTCNNNLNSTLNSASKNNANWSCSGDGTLVEPEILEDMGVSMLEDEATSCKRAKNTRSIKCASPASSNSSKQCDKTNSFDGQESILRGSSFDTVIMDRLDQDPYESDEPTTYSIMRNESGYSSRTEIDNFINTKETFCKDDLNVSSEKSSFEQFCLYRRKRKSSVVGEDKFNKLSDEMILMILKWLPKKCLVRSMLVCKRWCQIARDEALWSRLDLGGKVLNEGTLGHILPRGVQILRLAQAEIADPVFLQNSQVLTDNYISKLQYLDLSMAVISPDGLAMLLSVCKYLKKLSLEKCLVNRSCCKAIGENNDLEILNLTMCEGMDVECIKDITKLKNLNAVNVAWCGLDAKAMTLLCKSLPSSITRLNIAGCRKTMTDDNVKDLVKSCPDMVELDLSDCTMLTMSTVRCILDLSKLEHLSLSRCYGIPPSAYVKLAYMPSLLYLDVFGLIPEPVQKTLQVTCGETQLNKFLYSSVARPTVGVRRTSIWGLRVRD, encoded by the exons ATGAATTCCGGCGTGGCGGAGCACACGAGACTCGGCGACGATTTCCTCGAGAATTCCGAAGAATTTTCCCCGCCTAAAAG CAAACGATTACGCCTAGACGACACCTGCAATAACAATTTGAATAGTACTTTGAATAGCGCGTCTAAAAATAATGCCAATTGGTCTTGTTCCGGCGATGGAACTCTCGTTGAACCAGAAATTTTAGAAGATATGGGTGTTAGCATGTTAGAAGATGAAGCTACGAGTTGCAAAAGAGCAAAAAATACACGATCCATAAAATGCGCGTCACCTGCTAGTTCCAATAGTAGTAAACAATGTGATAAAACTAATAGTTTCGATGGTCAAGAAAGCATTCTTAGAGGTTCAAGCTTTGATACAGTTATCATGGATAG ATTAGATCAAGATCCCTACGAATCGGATGAGCCAACAACGTATTCGATCATGAGAAACGAATCTGGCTATTCCTCTAGGACAGAGATAGACAATTTTATCAATACGAAAGAGACTTTTTGCAAAGACGATCTTAACGTTTCTTCGGAAAAAAGTAGTTTCGAGCAGTTTTGTCTCtatagaagaaaaagaaagtctTCGGTTGTCGGCGAggataagtttaataaattgtcCGACGAGATGATTCTAATGATATTAAAATGGCTCCCCAAAAAATGCCTG GTGCGCTCCATGTTGGTTTGCAAACGATGGTGCCAGATAGCACGAGACGAAGCGTTATGGAGTAGATTGGATTTGGGTGGTAAAGTGTTGAACGAAGGCACGTTGGGACATATATTACCACGTGGTGTTCAAATACTTCGACTTGCTCAAGCAGAGATCGCGGATCCGGTGTTTCTTCAAAATAGTCAAGTTCTCACCGACAATTACATTagcaaattacaatatttggaTCTCTCGATGGCAGTGATTTCTCCGGATGGATTAGCTATGTTATTGTCCGTTTGTAAATATCTTAAAAAGTTATCCTTAGAAAAATGTTTAGTAAACAGATCGTGTTGTAAGGCTATCGGTGAAAATAATGatctagaaatattaaatttaacaatgtGCGAAGGTATGGATGTCGAGTGTATCAAAGATATAACGAAACTTAAGAA CTTGAATGCTGTTAATGTGGCATGGTGTGGTTTAGATGCCAAGGCTATGACTCTACTCTGTAAATCTTTACCCTCGTCCATCACGCGTTTGAACATAGCCGGATGTAGAAAGACAATGACAGACGATA ATGTTAAAGACTTGGTAAAAAGTTGTCCAGATATGGTGGAATTAGACTTGAGCGATTGCACTATGCTTACAATGAGCACTGTTCGTTGTATATTAGACCTATCAAAATTAGAACATCTATCGCTAAGTCGCTGTTACGGCATACCTCCATCTGCATATGTAAAATTAGCGTATATGCCATCTTTGTTATATTTGGATGTCTTTGGTTTAATACCCGAGCCGGTACAGAAAACTTTACAAGTTACCTGCGGTGAAACTCAACTTAACAAGTTCCTATATAGTTCCGTTGCGAGACCAACGGTTGGTGTCCGAAGAACGAGTATCTGGGGGCTTCGCGTTAGAGATTAA
- the Skp2 gene encoding S-phase kinase-associated protein 2 isoform X6, with translation MSKGSPSSPWWSSKRLRLDDTCNNNLNSTLNSASKNNANWSCSGDGTLVEPEILEDMGVSMLEDEATSCKRAKNTRSIKCASPASSNSSKQCDKTNSFDGQESILRGSSFDTVIMDRLDQDPYESDEPTTYSIMRNESGYSSRTEIDNFINTKETFCKDDLNVSSEKSSFEQFCLYRRKRKSSVVGEDKFNKLSDEMILMILKWLPKKCLVRSMLVCKRWCQIARDEALWSRLDLGGKVLNEGTLGHILPRGVQILRLAQAEIADPVFLQNSQVLTDNYISKLQYLDLSMAVISPDGLAMLLSVCKYLKKLSLEKCLVNRSCCKAIGENNDLEILNLTMCEGMDVECIKDITKLKNLNAVNVAWCGLDAKAMTLLCKSLPSSITRLNIAGCRKTMTDDNVKDLVKSCPDMVELDLSDCTMLTMSTVRCILDLSKLEHLSLSRCYGIPPSAYVKLAYMPSLLYLDVFGLIPEPVQKTLQVTCGETQLNKFLYSSVARPTVGVRRTSIWGLRVRD, from the exons ATGTCCAAAGGATCGCCTTCCTCACCCTGGTGGAGCAG CAAACGATTACGCCTAGACGACACCTGCAATAACAATTTGAATAGTACTTTGAATAGCGCGTCTAAAAATAATGCCAATTGGTCTTGTTCCGGCGATGGAACTCTCGTTGAACCAGAAATTTTAGAAGATATGGGTGTTAGCATGTTAGAAGATGAAGCTACGAGTTGCAAAAGAGCAAAAAATACACGATCCATAAAATGCGCGTCACCTGCTAGTTCCAATAGTAGTAAACAATGTGATAAAACTAATAGTTTCGATGGTCAAGAAAGCATTCTTAGAGGTTCAAGCTTTGATACAGTTATCATGGATAG ATTAGATCAAGATCCCTACGAATCGGATGAGCCAACAACGTATTCGATCATGAGAAACGAATCTGGCTATTCCTCTAGGACAGAGATAGACAATTTTATCAATACGAAAGAGACTTTTTGCAAAGACGATCTTAACGTTTCTTCGGAAAAAAGTAGTTTCGAGCAGTTTTGTCTCtatagaagaaaaagaaagtctTCGGTTGTCGGCGAggataagtttaataaattgtcCGACGAGATGATTCTAATGATATTAAAATGGCTCCCCAAAAAATGCCTG GTGCGCTCCATGTTGGTTTGCAAACGATGGTGCCAGATAGCACGAGACGAAGCGTTATGGAGTAGATTGGATTTGGGTGGTAAAGTGTTGAACGAAGGCACGTTGGGACATATATTACCACGTGGTGTTCAAATACTTCGACTTGCTCAAGCAGAGATCGCGGATCCGGTGTTTCTTCAAAATAGTCAAGTTCTCACCGACAATTACATTagcaaattacaatatttggaTCTCTCGATGGCAGTGATTTCTCCGGATGGATTAGCTATGTTATTGTCCGTTTGTAAATATCTTAAAAAGTTATCCTTAGAAAAATGTTTAGTAAACAGATCGTGTTGTAAGGCTATCGGTGAAAATAATGatctagaaatattaaatttaacaatgtGCGAAGGTATGGATGTCGAGTGTATCAAAGATATAACGAAACTTAAGAA CTTGAATGCTGTTAATGTGGCATGGTGTGGTTTAGATGCCAAGGCTATGACTCTACTCTGTAAATCTTTACCCTCGTCCATCACGCGTTTGAACATAGCCGGATGTAGAAAGACAATGACAGACGATA ATGTTAAAGACTTGGTAAAAAGTTGTCCAGATATGGTGGAATTAGACTTGAGCGATTGCACTATGCTTACAATGAGCACTGTTCGTTGTATATTAGACCTATCAAAATTAGAACATCTATCGCTAAGTCGCTGTTACGGCATACCTCCATCTGCATATGTAAAATTAGCGTATATGCCATCTTTGTTATATTTGGATGTCTTTGGTTTAATACCCGAGCCGGTACAGAAAACTTTACAAGTTACCTGCGGTGAAACTCAACTTAACAAGTTCCTATATAGTTCCGTTGCGAGACCAACGGTTGGTGTCCGAAGAACGAGTATCTGGGGGCTTCGCGTTAGAGATTAA
- the Skp2 gene encoding S-phase kinase-associated protein 2 isoform X1 translates to MNSGVAEHTRLGDDFLENSEEFSPPKRTVSGITMSKGSPSSPWWSSKRLRLDDTCNNNLNSTLNSASKNNANWSCSGDGTLVEPEILEDMGVSMLEDEATSCKRAKNTRSIKCASPASSNSSKQCDKTNSFDGQESILRGSSFDTVIMDRLDQDPYESDEPTTYSIMRNESGYSSRTEIDNFINTKETFCKDDLNVSSEKSSFEQFCLYRRKRKSSVVGEDKFNKLSDEMILMILKWLPKKCLVRSMLVCKRWCQIARDEALWSRLDLGGKVLNEGTLGHILPRGVQILRLAQAEIADPVFLQNSQVLTDNYISKLQYLDLSMAVISPDGLAMLLSVCKYLKKLSLEKCLVNRSCCKAIGENNDLEILNLTMCEGMDVECIKDITKLKNLNAVNVAWCGLDAKAMTLLCKSLPSSITRLNIAGCRKTMTDDNVKDLVKSCPDMVELDLSDCTMLTMSTVRCILDLSKLEHLSLSRCYGIPPSAYVKLAYMPSLLYLDVFGLIPEPVQKTLQVTCGETQLNKFLYSSVARPTVGVRRTSIWGLRVRD, encoded by the exons ATGAATTCCGGCGTGGCGGAGCACACGAGACTCGGCGACGATTTCCTCGAGAATTCCGAAGAATTTTCCCCGCCTAAAAG GACAGTCTCTGGAATTACTATGTCCAAAGGATCGCCTTCCTCACCCTGGTGGAGCAG CAAACGATTACGCCTAGACGACACCTGCAATAACAATTTGAATAGTACTTTGAATAGCGCGTCTAAAAATAATGCCAATTGGTCTTGTTCCGGCGATGGAACTCTCGTTGAACCAGAAATTTTAGAAGATATGGGTGTTAGCATGTTAGAAGATGAAGCTACGAGTTGCAAAAGAGCAAAAAATACACGATCCATAAAATGCGCGTCACCTGCTAGTTCCAATAGTAGTAAACAATGTGATAAAACTAATAGTTTCGATGGTCAAGAAAGCATTCTTAGAGGTTCAAGCTTTGATACAGTTATCATGGATAG ATTAGATCAAGATCCCTACGAATCGGATGAGCCAACAACGTATTCGATCATGAGAAACGAATCTGGCTATTCCTCTAGGACAGAGATAGACAATTTTATCAATACGAAAGAGACTTTTTGCAAAGACGATCTTAACGTTTCTTCGGAAAAAAGTAGTTTCGAGCAGTTTTGTCTCtatagaagaaaaagaaagtctTCGGTTGTCGGCGAggataagtttaataaattgtcCGACGAGATGATTCTAATGATATTAAAATGGCTCCCCAAAAAATGCCTG GTGCGCTCCATGTTGGTTTGCAAACGATGGTGCCAGATAGCACGAGACGAAGCGTTATGGAGTAGATTGGATTTGGGTGGTAAAGTGTTGAACGAAGGCACGTTGGGACATATATTACCACGTGGTGTTCAAATACTTCGACTTGCTCAAGCAGAGATCGCGGATCCGGTGTTTCTTCAAAATAGTCAAGTTCTCACCGACAATTACATTagcaaattacaatatttggaTCTCTCGATGGCAGTGATTTCTCCGGATGGATTAGCTATGTTATTGTCCGTTTGTAAATATCTTAAAAAGTTATCCTTAGAAAAATGTTTAGTAAACAGATCGTGTTGTAAGGCTATCGGTGAAAATAATGatctagaaatattaaatttaacaatgtGCGAAGGTATGGATGTCGAGTGTATCAAAGATATAACGAAACTTAAGAA CTTGAATGCTGTTAATGTGGCATGGTGTGGTTTAGATGCCAAGGCTATGACTCTACTCTGTAAATCTTTACCCTCGTCCATCACGCGTTTGAACATAGCCGGATGTAGAAAGACAATGACAGACGATA ATGTTAAAGACTTGGTAAAAAGTTGTCCAGATATGGTGGAATTAGACTTGAGCGATTGCACTATGCTTACAATGAGCACTGTTCGTTGTATATTAGACCTATCAAAATTAGAACATCTATCGCTAAGTCGCTGTTACGGCATACCTCCATCTGCATATGTAAAATTAGCGTATATGCCATCTTTGTTATATTTGGATGTCTTTGGTTTAATACCCGAGCCGGTACAGAAAACTTTACAAGTTACCTGCGGTGAAACTCAACTTAACAAGTTCCTATATAGTTCCGTTGCGAGACCAACGGTTGGTGTCCGAAGAACGAGTATCTGGGGGCTTCGCGTTAGAGATTAA